GCCCCATGTCTCGAGGCATATGTCTCGCCTCGTATCAAGCAAAATGTCAAGCCTTACGCCATCGCCTTTTAATATATTACAAAGCATGTCCTTGTCCAAGAATCAAGTGTATATATGGATATGCCTCGCCTTGTATCAAGCAAAATATTTTGCCTTACGCCATCGCCTTTTAGCGTATTACAAAGCATGTCCTTGACCAAGAATCAAGCGTATATATGGCAAGTTTGGAACATATGATACTGCAACTTAAAGGGAGTCTTATAACGCGTCCAGATTCATtgtatatattttaattattatacAAACATGGAACAAATATTTTATAACTAGAAACCGTATGAATTACAAAGTTTGTCATTTCAAATAACTCAAGTTTTCAAAATAAGGAGCTCTCGGTTTTTCATCTCGGAATTCAACAAGAAAATCTTTCTTCCCTTCACAATAATATTTTCACCAATTAGATTAACGGAGATTAATAGAAGTTATATAAAAAAAGATTCTGTAaccttttttattttaaaatgatgAAAGTATATAAAACTCTTAAGACAAAAATATACTTTGCTTAACCAAGGAAACCACAAGAACAATAATTGCATCCAAAGGAACATtttaactttaaataatgggCAATTAGTGTGTAACAAAATCAAAGAAAGCCGTGCAAGATACTTTTTGCAATAGAAGACGTAGACAAAACTTGAAAGGTACGATAAAACCCAAGCTTTCTCCATTCCAACCAACCAATCAGCGTGTTCCAGTTGGTTGACTTTTCATTCCTTACTCTACAACCCGCCGCACCTAATCCAAATACAAGCTAGAAGTATCTCATTTCTTCAATCTGTATCTTCACCTCCACACTCCCTCAAAGGCGTAATCTTTCCAACTTTCTCGCATTCTTTTCGAAAAATGGCATTTTCTATAGCTGCCGCCGGAACCGGAGCCGGCGCTGGCGCTTTGGCTTCTTCGTCGGCGAATTGCTATTCTTCTACAAAGCTTACATACTTGTCTTCCTTGCAATTTCCCATGGAGCTTCGCCGATTTCAAATTGGAAACTGTGGGTTGAAATCCAATAAAGGGACTTCACGGCTTGTTCCTCTGgtatttctttttatttcatcccaaatcccaaaactgGTGTTTTCTATTTATTCTTTAAAATTAGTTTCGTTTGTTTTCAGCTGTGTATGTTTGATATTGTATGTTAACTTTCTTTGATTATCTAATTAATGTGGAAAGTGAAATGAATAGTGTTACGAGAAATTAGGTCCACAATAAGTTCCAGTTTATTATTGTTACCTGTATTTTCTATTTTACTAGACATGTGACCTGAATTATCTGTACTTCCAATTTGTAGTCTAAAGCTCATTTCTAGTGAAAACGGGGAAAATGTTAGTAATTGATATGCTAGTACAAAGGGGAAAACGTTACACCATTGACTAAAGGTTAATTTTGCTTAGATGACATTTGAATTCTTGAAAGAACTGAGAATGGTATCAAATTCATTGTATATTTTTAAAAGTGTGTCAAATATTTTAggatgttccaaaataaatacaacaacaaaaaacctagtgtaatcccacaagtggggtttgggaatagtagtgtgtacgcagaccttacctctacctttaAGAAGGTggagaggctgtttctgatagactctcggctcagaTGCAATAAACAATATTCTTTTTTGTTGGAGACAAATTAGTAGTTGTATACTTATATATAGTGTGGAAAGTGAGCCATTCTTTTGTTTCATATAAAAGTTTAAGAGAGAGTACTATTTTAACCAAGTGAGATAGCAAAATACAGTAGATGTAAACTGTCAGAAAATAAGATATAGTAACTTTTCATTCACTTGCTATTTGTTCATCATTAGCAATATGCTGTTGGAGGATCTTGGACTTCTGTTTTTCTATTTGTTCATTGCCTGCATTTactatgttgttgttgttgttgttgttgcctgCATTTACTATGTTAAAACTTGATGTTTTGCAATGAAATCAGCATGAGACTGCTGAATTGCATTAGTTTGATTAAATCAGTTTTCTGATTGAATCGTATCTGTTAATTAGGTTGAAGCAAAGAAGGAAACGTTTTCTTCCTTTGAAGAATTGTTAGAGAAATCTGAGAAACCATTATTGGTTGACTTCTATGCTACCTGGTATGCTGTTCTATTCGTTTTAGTTTTTTGCTCCTCGGCAACCTTCACACTTGCTTGAAAAAATAGTAGTAAATGCTTCTGTCTCTGACTCTCGTGGGCTGCATTCAGTGTCATTTCTTTACATGAAAAGGAGAAGAATATGAATGCTTACAATATTATTGAGTAGATATAGCTAGTTGTCTCAATCTTAAGTTCTTCGAATTCAGTGGTGTCAAAAACTTGGCTACAGTTTCCAGAGACATAATAATGAGAGGATTTCCCAAACTACTTGCATTTCTCAATAATGTGATGTACATCCATTTCATTTAAGAACTAATCTAAACTCTGGATTGCAGGTGTGGTCCTTGCCAGTTCATGGTTCCTATTCTAAATGAAGTTGGTGAATCGATGAAAGATAAAATTCAAGTGGTGAAAATTGATTCAGAAAAGTACCCAGCCCTTGCAGATAAGTACAAAATACAGGCACTGCCAACTTTCATATTGTTCAAGGATGGAGAAGTCTGCGATCGCTTTGTAAGTGGAATAGACCTTGTTATTTTACTTGTTTTCATGTTGGTTTTTTGAATAGCAAGCTACGAAATTTCTTCGTGAATGACATTGGTAGTAAGGAAAAGCCATAAGATTGTAAGTTACCAAGTAGATAGATTTCCTTTTTACAACtaagtttttaaatatttattatttgtgACCATATTATGCCTCTTCACCTCATTGCACACGTACACCCGAAGCccaaaaaaagtagaaaaagaaaTGCTCGAATAACTGATTGAAAACAATCAAGATACCGGAAACTAGACCAAAGGTGGGGATCTTGGAAAGTGCTTGTAGCTTTTAAGATTTATTGAGCAAGGAAAATGCTAGTCCTGCAAATCAGCAACAAGACATGAGGGTTTGGTGgatcttttgttttttcttttgcaaattttctagttgattttgtttttagCTCAAGTGTATCTTGTGTATATAACTGCTTTAACGTCTTGTTTCAGGAGGGCGCACTCAATGCTCCGACATTGATGCAACGCATAGAATCTGCACTAGAAGTTAAGCAGTAGTCTTGGCATTCTTCCTCTCAAGTGCTCAGATCCTCCTTTTATGAAGTCATTCGTGTTTAAATTTCAAAGATGATGTGTGGTATAACATCTCTGAAGCCTTCAGTTTCTCACTCCACTGTATTTGCACAGAAATTTGATTAGATACGGGTGTAGAATGGTTAATCCATTTGGCTTAACTGATGCATTTTTTCCTTTAAATATGGAGACTTGAACTTGTCAAAGAATGGCTTACTTTGATCAACTATTGTTCAATGTATTGAGGATTTAATTGGAAGTGTACCGCAATTTCCTTTTTCAGAACAGAACATGATCTGCTACATTTCAGGCAATGTAGTAGACTTTGCTTTTGATTGTTAACATGTATTCTGGATAATAGGGAAGTCTAATAATTATGGTTGTCCTAGCGCTCAGTTCTTATGGATGATTTCCTACTGAGAATCTATGACACTGCGGTTGAATGAGGCCAGCTGGTTTAGATTATTTCTTGTAATTCGAtgagtataattttttttttctttgtgatATTAATGATACGAACTCAAATGCAAGGAAGCaaataaaataaacaactaaAGAAACAAGATAAGATAAAGAGGACAACACAAGAAATTAGACAAGGACGAAACAGAAATCAGAAGAAAGATGGATATTCAATCCAAGGGCAAAGATATTGAACTCATAAAGGGGTCCATAACCAGAGAAAACCAAATTGAGTTCACTTAAGAGATACAAAAAGTATATTCCTTACCCATTCTCCAAAATGAGTAACATGTTCATTCATCAAAATCTATCTTGTGAAACTATATCCTAAAATTAGTTATTTGTACTAGCTGCCTAAATCTATTACAAGAATGGCCAAATAGGCTTTCATTGCTAATCGCAAACCTAATCTTCACTGTTGACCTCTTATAGCACTCATTTGCCTTGATATCATCTTGTAAGGGTTTCACATTGTGAGTATTAGGTGGGAATGTATCAATTAATAacatagtttttttttttctttctgaaaATCAACCAAAATGCTTTAAAacccaaaaaattcaaaattttaagttttcaacaacataattgtgatgacccaaaatgtcatctttaaatttaataagtaattatgtgttctaagacctcgaaaagtaccatttatcattcctcgacttgcgtgcgcagtccaaaaaattttcctggaagtttttatgttaaaaatggattaaaatgggaaatagagctttaaaattcaagtgagttgaccttagtcaacatttttagcaaacggacccggatcggtattttgacagttccggtaactccgtatcgtgatttgggacttgggcgcatgcccgaaatttaatttggaggtccctagctcaagttatgaccatttaacggaactagcaatttaaaggctaaatgttccaagcttgaccacggggttgactttttgatatcggagccggaatccgattttagaaatttgaattgttccgttatgtcatttacgacttgtgtgccaaatttgaagtcattccggattcatttaatatgttttggcacgagatttgcaaattaaaagtttaaaactcaaagttcgaatcggggtgtgaattgtaatttcagtattgtttgacgtgattttagaccccgagtcagttcgtattatgttacgggacttattggtatattcgagcgggtcccgagtaccccgagagtaaAACGGATTGAAATCAGAACAAGAATAGGACTtgagcaaaatctgaaattttgagttttggtgtaattgcacctgcgaaattttgaccgcaggtgcgagctcccaGAAGCGAGACTTgtatcgcagatgcggtcttcgcaggtgcggcccttttgcgcagaagcggacgtcgcaggtgcgacgttttgtccgtaggtgcggaacctcgcctggcagccccacttcgcaaatgagagctttgtctcgcaaatgcgagaccgcagatACAAAAATAtattccgcaaatgcgaaaatactgggcaaaatacataaaatcgggtcttagccatttttactcattttttagttttaagtctcggatttgggagatttcaaagggaattttcacgactttgaactggataagtgttctttatcataaagtgattatatttcacaaatccatgtctatatcaatcatttatttcggatttagatggaagaaattggaatttttgtaaaacttttcaaaaataaaaaatttagatttgaaggtccatttgatatcggaattggacaaatttggtatggttgaactcgtatcggaacgggtgttcggatttcgtgagttttttcgggatttgagacgtgggtcccactgccgaatattttaatgaattttggatttttatccgaaaaaattataaattcatatggaattaattcctatgattagtattgaatatattaaattgtttgtgaatagatttgaagctttcggaggcaaatttaaaaggaaaagttgtggttgaataattgattgaaatttgcaaagcgaggtaagtgtcggggttaaccttgacttgagggaatagaacccttaaattgtttgttatgtgaattgcatataaacgacgtataggcgaggtgacgagtgtctatacgtcgtcaaattaattttttgcctgcttacttgaaaaatcataaattatttttaatcataaattaattattataataattatttctctcttattctttgcaaatataaattcttgaattcctgcattaattgttacatgttatttgaattatgtgccttaattgttatttgacatttagcataataaatattaaactgcctatttgctccctgatttccataataatttgctatttatcattgtttgcttcataattaaaccataattattgtatgcttgttgtcttgtaattttatattaattgttacatttattgaaaAAAATTTCTtgtataagaattggtaaatgaaaatgttggaggagcgggttgcacgccgcaacatgattgattataatgaatatattggaggatcgggttgcacgccgtaacagacttattaaaagtcaatattggaggatcgggttgcacgccgcaacagacttattaaaagtcaatattggaggatcgggttgcacgccgcaacagacttgttaaaaagttaatattggaggatcgggttgcatgccgcaacagactagattaaaatgaatatattgtgagagcgggttgcacgttgcaacagaaataatggaaatgataattggttatgactgctgagttgccttcaattattataaatgaattacctgatttattcctattgttgttgttgttactaatattgcgtacaagttaatgtaagtgaaccgccttagcctcgtcactacttcgtcgaggttaggctcagcacttaccagtatatggggtcggttgtactgatactacactctgcacttcttgtgcagattttggagttggtcccaacggcataccatagacttgctcggatttcagctatccgaggagacttgaggtataactgcatggcgtccgcagttctgaagtcccccgtctattgtactttagctgtgtgattattttcagacaactttatattatttagacctttatttgtatttattctaaaagctcttgcacttgtgacaccaattctgggatggtatttagacactgttttttgatggattatttcactatattttaaactttgcttccgcatttgtttctttgttattaataaatttaaaattattttaaaaatggataatattattctaacgttggcttgcctaacaagtaaaatgttaggcgcaatcacggttcgaaggtggaaatttcggatcgtgacaataaCTTTGCCTAATGTTTTAGAACTTTGAATTAAATTGCTCAAATTTTCATATTTGATAATAAGGTTTTTGACAATAAGGTTTTTGACAACAAGAATCAAAGTAGTGTATTAAAATAAATAGCTAACATTTGGTAACTTAAAAGAAAGCTTACTAAtctaaataaatattattaatgaatGTATATAGTGAAGCTAAAGGCTTTATCTCCTATGAGAAAACACAACAACTATAAACTATAAGCACGATATCAAGAAAGAGAATACTAATGATTGACATACTTGGGTGATCTC
This region of Nicotiana tomentosiformis chromosome 4, ASM39032v3, whole genome shotgun sequence genomic DNA includes:
- the LOC104097599 gene encoding thioredoxin Y1, chloroplastic; amino-acid sequence: MAFSIAAAGTGAGAGALASSSANCYSSTKLTYLSSLQFPMELRRFQIGNCGLKSNKGTSRLVPLVEAKKETFSSFEELLEKSEKPLLVDFYATWCGPCQFMVPILNEVGESMKDKIQVVKIDSEKYPALADKYKIQALPTFILFKDGEVCDRFEGALNAPTLMQRIESALEVKQ